A region from the Drosophila mauritiana strain mau12 chromosome 2L, ASM438214v1, whole genome shotgun sequence genome encodes:
- the LOC117135199 gene encoding uncharacterized protein LOC117135199 isoform X7, with translation MRHLIMTPASLSASTPTLSTLHHQRMALQSQSQSPLASPLTPSPSSVFGSPKFPANYERSEKIKLKKVLGLTVCSNAALDVSPVSGLLAYPAGCTVVLFNAKRQTQAYLVNTSRKAFTSVAFSRCGRYVATGECGINPAIKVWELETPNGSLEHCSGGSVVAEFVDHKYAVTCVAFSPTGKYLVSVGSQHDMIVNVFDWRANLKMASNKISSKVAAVCFSEDGSYFVTVGNRHVKYWYLEGGRKYKDPIPLMGRSAILGDLRDNDFCAVACGKGICAESTYAITRQGHLVEFSSRRLLDKWVQCRTTNANCICVNERFILVGCAESIIRIFNAATLEYVTTLPRTHYLGVDVAQGIQINHIMSVPQQAKFPDCIAMVFDEQRSKVSCVYNDHSLYIWDLRDISRVGKSHSFLYHSTCIWGVETVPYNVEREPSQTLPEECFVTCSSDDTIRVWGLDGCTNNDIYRRNIYSKELLKIVYSDDELQFIKDQGSSLFDKAGNSSYDGRNGVRCIKISPELQHLASGDRCGNIRVYSLVNLRLLTTIEAHESEVLCLEYSNEKIERKLLASASRDRLIHVFDVAQNYLLLQTLDDHSSSITSIKFVGAGLNFQMISCGADKSIMFRSFQGNIFMRGTNTSGKTTLYDMEVDSNAKHILTACQDRNVRVYGTQNAKQTKTFKGSHSDEGSLIKLSLDPSGIYVATSCTDKTLAVYDYYSNECMARMYGHSELVTGLKFTNDCRHLISASGDGCIFIWQVPHDMIVTMQARMSQQRLRSGHAPLPRPLAPISPPDGIVLESPTSEIEQPQLQPKFGVAERFSDVGQLPQWAMRKAAADSDSGALSIPTPIGGSATVPGMHAASSMGNLSSSPSQQMTGLAPRARGRWAQRSTQLETADDLRSNSESPLGTVSSVGGHSGVNVQTSDYNSASSKDITYNQTYLSEDSSIDSGMETRRGELKFIGSSNNGTVVTVSSVSSMAVSASNGAMSTGSGAAQQRLQLPDKRLKPGLRFDTHTHDHDGDVEDISDGERTSSDHGMFYNNLAPSTPTDFKVTAMNEDELRKSVRRQKFEKSGLQLTPSALSGNGSLHTASTGTGTSDTEDEGSTPSAENAERSLASTLGGSSENLPQTSTNSFLHAALPEGPGLTTPMERGGSSRRSISAKHNTENGKSVAAPPTITKSYTSTKKEELLQVINKVKQQLENGTRKNGNTRLNAIAEVGHRPLRGSHSISDLSLAANLDGSRNAGGGPGRYTKPVASHDTSQYTSPQNTTATAAPTNTQQQLQPPVQQKYQIPKEPHQQAQQQHQQYAPPASQQFFNCAAPKSKLQQNFQTMRQVQQHYPPYPHHVGVHQIHPPPGVPFGGSAAGSTSAMRSHSQPQNRQQQQQQQQRAKRNPAGNNRRTPSILKHYKSCPVSPVHEEVEWSAEGNERGALLGEPKRHSVYADDARTILDMIHADTEKMIDEITRKYGDLDEPGIPASYSMPANLRNLGGLGSTGDSTPTGRTTQYYVYREFYQCERKVSLSDILQPEQFASSQRRLDEARFLETQRHSSASFFLTGQQSQESLSLLSDGDGPGSYCNSLESVLSDESDCQSAPLEYPQTQVAVLQQRHAGIRNFIIHGPVSKSYGNSPNAYGSFDYYMRQQHSTTTDSFDVTGYNLEPLKPLPSSKTYPRIAQVQVSENIPTLRSKNKQYTSGVNKSLSTDFAQQRQQRNSNPMQSGDNLFVRKPLKPKPPVPAKPHNLVSTLSHMEKQQKQKSQSRTASVVQQFEHNLQKFEREKQREREQQRRPAMRSSVSSGALAGGSATQSCLKKVSRFDTSESSRRATSVRQKNRPKISVRFNTVSQIKYTPSAKRERLTREEEPPEMEVGSLPSDYGERSFEMYFAENGNAPENLENMQSLKLYTKPQLQAVVDEIQQEREKYRKNLDNAGKISGKGGSGKGKGAGTSTSHQCQNIAKKIDIIEKLIAMEENKMEQIRLATESRLRPFNCNAKEKGYVKSLTMNFDMLARGEDPTEDEDLASKDASDLCAYARNIRRNCSLPDVLESTDFTGIYNSQGVELAKEVIADDESGDLANPGITADCTDHDDIGQTVVLRMEPGNPKTLNPMPIEESSIRRACSLSDLHMGNFGKPGKSQNGTPQKPQVQHRNGNVSRSASKRNSLQGKTGLGASSNSMNVLNQGSDSEPEDSNRLRSASNGQGRSNGPIAANRQYSNKINNVNNNRRKTPNFSSATPMQDDSSSEETPNSTVNNKPIVPPRPRNLAFDHKSKLMINNSGSPGGNAKQRSGVTSTEDFEGTDPEAQVHNVINKLYTTTQAAMQLHANLKNTLLLKELENALIMSRNMLSSITNRQADKTNNGGGGLGVGGSGGLNHDQLNADNGDYLMMVNNCADLLSNLRTKHKPDDCENNS, from the exons ATGCGGCATTTAATCATGACCCCGGCGTCGCTGTCGGCGTCGACGCCGACGCTCTCCACGCTGCACCACCAGCGCATGGCGCTCCaatcgcagtcgcagtcgccgcTGGCGTCGCCGTTAACCCCATCGCCGTCATCGGTCTTCGGCTCGCCCAAGTTCCCAGCGAATTACGAGCGCAGCGAAAAA ATAAAACTCAAAAAGGTCCTGGGCCTCACCGTGTGCAGCAATGCGGCTCTGGATGTGTCCCCAGTCAGCGGCCTGCTGGCCTATCCAGCTGG CTGCACCGTGGTGCTCTTCAACGCGAAACGCCAGACACAGGCCTACCTGGTCAACACCTCCCGCAAAGCATTCACATCCGTGGCGTTCTCCCGGTGTGGTCGCTACGTGGCCACCGGGGAGTGTGGCATCAATCCGGCCATCAAGGTCTGGGAGCTGGAGACTCCGAACGGAAGTCTGGAGCACTGCAGCGGCGGCAGTGTTGTTGCGGAGTTTGTGGACCACAAATACGCCGTCACCTGTGTG GCCTTTTCGCCCACTGGCAAGTACCTGGTTTCGGTGGGCTCCCAGCACGACATGATTGTCAATGTGTTCGACTGGCGGGCCAACCTGAAGATGGCCTCGAATAAAATCAGCTCCAAGGTGGCTGCCGTGTGCTTTTCCGAGGATGGCAGCTACTTTGTGACCGTGGGCAATCGCCACGTAAAATACTGGTATCTGGAGGGCGGAAGAAAG TACAAGGATCCTATTCCCCTGATGGGTCGGAGCGCAATTCTGGGCGATTTGCGGGACAACGACTTTTGTGCGGTGGCGTGCGGCAAGGGGATATGTGCGGAGAGCACGTACGCCATCACGCGGCAAGGACACTTGGTGGAGTTCAGCTCCCGCCGCCTGCTCGACAAGTGGGTGCAGTGCCGCACCACCAATGCCAACTGTATCTGCGTGAATGAAAGGTTCATTCTCGTGGGCTGTGCGGAGTCCATCATCCGCATCTTCAATGCGGCCACGCTGGAATACGTGACCACTCTGCCCAGAACTCATTACCTGGGTGTGGATGTGGCCCAGGGCATCCAGATCAACCACATCATGTCGGTGCCACAGCAGGCCAAGTTCCCCGACTGCATTGCCATGGTGTTTGACGAACAGCGTTCGAAG GTGAGCTGCGTTTACAACGATCACTCTCTTTACATCTGGGATCTGCGCGACATCTCACGAGTGGGCAAGTCGCACTCGTTCCTTTATCACTCCACTTGCATCTGGGGCGTGGAGACAGTGCCATATAACGTAGAGCGGGAGCCATCGCAAACCCTTCCAGAGGAATGCTTCGTCACCTGCTCCTCGGACGACACGATCCGTGTCTGGGGATTGGACGGATGCACCAACAACGATATCTATCGGAGGAACATCTACTCCAAGGAGCTGCTGAAGATCGTCTACAGCGACGATGAACTGCAGTTTATCAAGGATCAGGGTTCATCTCTGTTCGACAAAGCTGGAAACTCCTCCTACGATGGAAGGAATGGAGTGCGGTGCATCAAGATCAGTCCGGAACTGCAGCACTTGGCCAGTGGAGATCGTTGCGGCAACATACGCGTGTACAGTCTGGTCAATCTGCGCCTGCTCACCACCATCGAAGCCCATGAGTCTGAGGTGCTTTGCTTGGAGTATTCCAATGAGAAGATCGAACGAAAGTTGTTAGCCAGTGCCAGTAGGGATCGACTGATCCATGTTTTCGACGTGGCGCAGAATTATCTACTGCTACAAACGCTGGACGATCACAGCTCCTCCATCACCTCCATTAAGTTTGTGGGTGCAGGACTCAACTTCCAGATGATCAGTTGTGGCGCCGACAAATCTATTATGTTTAGGAGTTTTCAG GGAAATATCTTCATGAGGGGCACCAACACCTCAGGAAAGACGACGTTGTACGACATGGAGGTGGACTCGAATGCCAAGCACATTTTGACCGCCTGCCAGGATCGCAACGTGCGGGTTTACGGAACCCAGAATGCCAAGCAAACAAAGACCTTCAAGGGCTCCCATTCAGACGAAGGAAGTCTGATCAAACTCAGTCTCGATCCCAGTGGCATCTATGTTGCCACTTCCTGCACTGATAAAACGCTTGCTGTTTATGATTACTACTCCAATGAGTGCATGGCAAGGATGTACGGTCACAGCGAGTTGGTCACGGGACTCAAGTTCACCAACGATTGCAGACATTTAATTTCCGCAAGTGGCGACGGTTGCATTTTCATATGGCAAGTGCCACACGATATGATAGTGACCATGCAGGCCAGGATGTCGCAACAGCGTCTCAGATCTGGACATGCTCCATTGCCGCGACCCTTGGCTCCCATTTCGCCACCGGATGGTATTGTCCTGGAATCGCCTACCAGTGAAATAGAGCAACCGCAATTGCAGCCCAAGTTTGGAGTGGCCGAAAGGTTTTCCGATGTGGGTCAACTGCCTCAGTGGGCGATGCGAAAAGCAGCAGCCGATTCGGATAGTGGGGCCTTGTCCATACCCACGCCCATTGGTGGATCTGCGACTGTGCCTGGCATGCATGCTGCTTCATCGATGGGAAATCTAAGCTCATCGCCCAGTCAACAGATGACAGGACTGGCACCCCGGGCCAGGGGAAGATGGGCCCAGAGGAGCACTCAGTTGGAAACGGCCGATGACCTGCGTTCCAACTCCGAAAGTCCTCTGGGAACCGTTTCGTCTGTAGGTGGTCACAGCGGTGTAAATGTCCAGACCTCTGATTACAATAGTGCCTCTTCCAAGGACATTACGTACAATCAAACCTACTTGAGTGAGGACTCCTCCATCGATTCTGGAATGGAGACGCGAAGGGGCGAACTCAAGTTCattggcagcagcaacaacggaACGGTGGTCACTGTGTCCTCCGTTTCCTCGATGGCTGTTTCTGCCTCCAATGGTGCCATGTCGACGGGTTCTGGAGCTGCCCAACAGCGTCTACAGTTGCCGGATAAACGGTTAAAGCCGGGTCTGCGATTCGATACCCATACCCATGATCACGATGGCGATGTGGAGGACATATCCGATGGAGAGAGAACTAGCTCCGATCACGGAATGTTCTACAACAACCTCGCGCCCAGCACGCCAAC AGATTTCAAGGTGACGGCCATGAACGAGGATGAGCTGCGCAAATCGGTGCGCCGTCAGAAGTTTGAAAAGTCCGGCCTTCAGCTTACCCCTTCGGCTCtcagcggaaacggaagtttGCATACTGCGAGCACCGGAACTGGGACCTCCGATACCGAAGACGAAGGCTCCACGCCCAGTGCCGAAAATGCCGAGCGGTCGCTGGCCTCGACGTTGGGTGGCAGCTCGGAAAATCTGCCCCAGACCAGCACCAACAGCTTCCTGCACGCCGCCTTGCCGGAGGGACCGGGACTAACAACGCCAATGGAAAGGGGTGGCAGCA GTCGCCGCAGCATCAGCGCCAAGCACAATACGGAGAATGGGAAAAGCGTGGCCGCGCCGCCCACCATCACCAAGTCGTATACAAGCACCAAAAaggaggagctgctgcagGTCATCAACAAGGTCAAGCAGCAGCTGGAGAAT GGTACGCGAAAAAATGGCAACACACGGTTGAATGCTATAGCTGAG GTAGGCCATAGACCCCTCCGGGGAAGCCATAGCATATCGGACCTGAGTCTGGCAGCCAACTTGGATGGATCGAGGAATGCGGGCGGAGGACCAGGACGTTACACGAAGCCAG TTGCCTCCCATGACACTTCGCAGTATACTAGCCCTCAAAACACAACAGCAACGGCTGCACCAACGAATACCCAGCAGCAACTCCAGCCACCAGTGCAGCAGAAATATCAAATTCCAAAGGAGCCACATCAGCAagcccagcagcaacatcagcaataTGCGCCTCCTGCCTCCCAACAATTTTTCAACTGTGCTGCCCCGAAATCGAAGCTGCAACAGAACTTCCAGACGATGCGGCAGGTGCAGCAGCACTATCCGCCCTATCCACATCATGTGGGCGTGCATCAGATCCATCCGCCTCCCGGGGTTCCGTTCGGAGGATCTGCAGCGGGATCTACATCTGCAATGCGTTCGCATTCCCAGCCTCAAAAtcgccaacagcagcagcagcagcaacaaagagCGAAGAGGAATCCAGCTGGGAACAACAGGCGTACGCCTAGCATCCTAAAGCACTACAAATCCTGTCCAGTTTCTCCAGTCCACGAAGAGGTGGAATGGTCTGCCGAGGGAAACGAAAGAGGAGCTCTGCTCGGCGAGCCCAAAAGGCACTCTGTCTATGCTGATGATGCTAGAACTATTCTGGACATGATCCATGCTGATACGGAAAAGATGATTGATGAGATCACCCGAAAATACGGAGATCTGGATGAACCCGGTATCCCAGCATCGTACTCCATGCCAGCGAATCTGAGAAACTTGGGAGGACTGGGTTCCACCGGTGATTCCACGCCCACTGGCAGAACTACACAGTATTACGTATACAGGGAATTTTACCAATGCGAGAGGAAGGTGTCCCTCTCGGATATTCTGCAGCCGGAGCAATTTGCTTCCAGTCAGAGAAGATTGGACGAGGCTAGATTTCTGGAGACCCAACGCCATTCCAGTGCCAGTTTCTTCCTCACCGGCCAGCAGAGTCAGGAGTCACTCTCTCTGCTTTCCGATGGCGATGGTCCTGGAAGCTATTGCAATAGCTTGGAGAGCGTACTGTCGGATGAAAGTGATTGCCAGAGTGCTCCCCTGGAGTATCCTCAAACTCAGGTGGCTGTTCTTCAACAGCGCCATGCCGGCATCCGGAACTTTATTATCCACGGTCCGGTGTCCAAGTCCTACGGAAACAGCCCCAATGCCTACGGCAGCTTCGACTACTATATGCGACAACAGCATTCCACAACAACGGACAGCTTCGATGTCACAGGCTACAATCTGGAGCCACTGAAACCACTGCCCAGTTCTAAGACATATCCCAGAATAGCTCAGGTTCAGGTGTCTGAAAATATACCCACTCTGCGATCCAAGAATAAGCAATATACCTCAGGTGTTAACAAGTCCTTAAGTACGGACTTCGCCCAACAGCGACAGCAAAGGAATTCGAATCCCATGCAATCAGGTGACAATCTTTTTGTGAGGAAACCACTGAAACCCAAGCCGCCGGTGCCGGCAAAACCTCACAATCTAGTCAGCACCTTGAGCCACATGgaaaagcagcaaaaacagAAATCCCAGTCCAGAACCGCCAGTGTTGTCCAGCAATTTGAGCATAACTTACAGAAATTCGAAAGGGAAAAGCAAAGGGAGCGGGAACAGCAAAGGAGGCCGGCGATGCGGAGCTCAGTAAGTTCTGGAGCTCTGGCTGGAGGATCAGCCACCCAGAGTTGTCTGAAGAAAGTCTCCCGCTTTGATACCAGCGAAAGCAGTCGAAGGGCAACTAGTGTGAGGCAGAAAAATAGGCCAAAGATCTCTGTGCGCTTCAACACAGTCTCGCAGATCAAGTATACGCCCAGTGCCAAGAGGGAGAGGCTGACGAGAGAAGAGGAGCCACCGGAAATGGAGGTGGGTAGCCTGCCCAGCGATTATGGAGAGCGCAGTTTCGAAATGTATTTCGCGGAGAACGGAAATGCTCCGGAGAATCTGGAAAACATGCAGAGCCTTAAACTGTACACCAAACCCCAACTTCAAGCAGTGGTGGATGAGATACAACAGGAGCGGGAAAAGTATCGAAAAAACCTTGACAACGCTGGCAAGATCAGCGGAAAGGGAGGAAGTGGAAAGGGAAAAGGAGCAGGCACCTCAACCAGCCATCAGTGCCAGAATATAGCCAAAAAAATCGACATCATCGAGAAGTTAATCGCCATGGAGGAGAACAAAATGGAGCAAATACGTCTGGCCACCGAATCGCGATTGAGGCCCTTCAACTGCAATGCCAAGGAGAAGGGCTATGTGAAAAGTTTGACCATGAACTTTGACATGCTGGCCAGAGGTGAAGATCCCACAGAAGATGAGGATCTGGCATCCAAAGATGCCTCGGATTTGTGCGCCTATGCGAGGAACATCCGCAGAAACTGCAGCTTGCCAGATGTCCTAGAGAGCACCGATTTCACTGGCATCTACAACAGCCAGGGTGTGGAGTTGGCCAAGGAAGTGATTGCCGACGATGAGAGCGGAGATCTGGCGAACCCAGGGATCACTGCAGATTGCACTGATCACGATGACATCGGACAGACTGTTGTTTTGAGGATGGAGCCAG GCAATCCCAAAACGCTCAATCCCATGCCCATCGAGGAGTCCTCCATACGCCGCGCCTGCTCGCTGAGCGACCTGCACATGGGCAACTTTGGCAAGC CTGGAAAATCGCAGAATGGCACTCCACAGAAGCCGCAGGTCCAGCACCGAAATGGAAACGTCTCGCGATCGGCCAGCAAAAGGAACAGTTTGCAGGGCAAAACTGGGCTGGGTGCCTCCAGCAACTCCATGAACGTTCTCAATCAGGGC AGCGACTCGGAACCCGAGGACAGCAACCGCTTGCGAAGTGCCAGCAACGGGCAGGGACGCAGCAACGGACCCATTG CTGCGAATCGCCAGTACAGCAACAAGATTAACAATGTTAACAACAATCGGCGAAAGACGCCAAACTTTAGCAGTG CCACGCCCATGCAGGACGACTCCAGCTCCGAGGAGACGCCCAATAGCACTGTCAACAACAAGCCCATTGTGCCACCAAGGCCTAGGAACCTGGCCTTTGATCACAAAAGCAAACTGATGATCAACAACAGTGGCAGCCCCGGCGGAAATGCCAAGCAGAGGAGCGGAGTGACTTCCACTGAGGATTTCGAGGGCACAGATC CTGAAGCCCAAGTACACAATGTGATCAATAAACTTTATACAACCACACAAGCAGCTATGCAGCTGCATGCGAATCTGAAGAATACGCTGCTGCTGAAGGAACTGGAGAACGCCCTGATCATGTCCAGGAATATGCTAAGCAGCATCACCAATCG ACAAGCGGATAAGACGAACAACGGAGGCGGGGGATTAGGAGTGGGTGGTAGTGGGGGATTGAaccacgatcagctgaacgCTGACAACGGAGACTATCTGATGATGGTCAACAACTGTGCCGATCTTTTGAGCAATTTACGCACGAAGCACAAACCCGATGACTGTGAGAATAACTCCTAG